TTCGCCCTTCGAGAAAGTCCCTGATCCGCCGGTTGCGTACTCCGGAGATCAGCGGCGTCCGTTTCTTCAGGATGCCGGCTTTCTCCCCGGCCACCGCCAACAGCGTATTCCCCAGGTATTCCTCATGCTCCAAGGCAATATTGGTAATGATGGTCAGCAGGGGGCTGGCTACCACGTTCGTGGCATCAAGGGTACCCCCCAAGCCGGTTTCCAGAATAACCAGGTCAGGTCGACAGCGGTAAAAATGGATCAGGGCCATCGCCGTCGTGAAATCAAAGAAGGTAACGATCCGGGGAATGCTTTCGGCCACCGGCTTCAGCTCCCTGGTCAGCGAGACAATCTCCTCTTCGGTGATGGGATTGCCATCAACAACAATCCGCTCAGAAAAGTGACGCAGGTGCGGCGATGTATAGACCCCGACCTTGAGACCGGCTTCCCGTGCCAGATCTTTGAGGAATGAGATGGTCGAACCTTTGCCGTTACTGCCTGCCACATGGACAATGGGCAGCTGGTCCTGGGGATTAGCGAATGCGGCTGTCAGCTGGCTGATGTTTTCCAGTCCCAGGCTGATGCCGAAGTGTTCCAGGTTATAGAGATATTCAAGGGTCTGCTGAAAATCCATGCTCATCTCTTAATGGGCCTCAAGCCAGTTGTTACCCACCCCAATGTCCACCAACAGTGGCACCCGCAAGGCGGCGACTTCTGTCATTTCCTTACGGACCATCTCCCTCAGGGCCTCAAGTTCAGCCGGAAACACTTCGAAAACCAGTTCGTCATGAACCTGCATGATCATGGTTGATTGCCACCCTTCGGCAACCAGACGCCGGTCGATGGTGATCATCGCCTGTTTGATCAGATCCGCTGCCGAGCCCTGGATGGGACTGTTGACCGCCATTCTCCTGGCCATTTCCCGCCGATTGGGATTCCGGCTAATAATTTCCGGCAGGTAACGGCGTCGACCAAACATGGTGGTCACATAACCCTGCTGCTCCGCTTCAGCAACCAGACGATCAAAATACTTTTTCACCTGCCCGTAGGTGGCAAAATAGTTTTCTATATAAGCTTTTGCCGTTCCCCTGTCAATCCGCAACTCCTTGGCCAGACCAAAGGCGCTCATGCCGTACAACACCCCAAAATTGACCACCTTTGCCTCCCGCCGCATATCCGGAGTCACCATCAGGGGCAAGACGCCGAAAATTTTCGCCGCCGTCAGGCCATGGATATCCTCTCCCCGCTCAAAAGCAGCCACCAGTTCCCGGTCCCCGGATAAATGGGCCAGAATACGCAGTTCGATCTGCGAGTAGTCCGCCGACATAATGAGATTGCCTCGTTCACCGACAAATGCCCGCCTGATATTGCCTCCCTCTTGGCCACGGATGGGAATATTCTGCAGGTTCGGGTCGCTCGATGAGAGCCGACCGGTGGCAGTTACCGTCTGATTGTATGAGGTATGTACCCGGCCGGTAGTCGCATTGACCAATTTCGGTAGCGCCTCAAGATAGGTCGATCTCAACTTGGCCAGGGAGCGGTAGCTGAGGATTTTTTCCGGCAGCGGATGGTGCTGTGCCAAGTCTGTCAATACATCTACATCCGTTGAGGCACCGGTTTTGGTTTTCTTGAGAACCGGCAGGTTCAGCTGGTCAAAGAGCACCACGGCCAGCTGCTTGGGAGAGCTAATGTTAAAAGAACGCCCGGCCAATGCATAGATATCCTCTTCCATCATCGCCAGTTTGTCGCGATAATCAGCTGAAAGCTCCTGCAGCAGAGCGATGTCGAGCTTCACCCCCGCCATTTCCATGCGCATCAGCACCGGCATCAGCGGCATTTCCAACTCATGAAAGAGGTCATCAAGCCCCTCCTGAACAAGTTTTTCCGCCAGTTCTTGGTGCAGCAGCGAAGTCAGGCGTGCATCTTCACAAGCATAATCGCGGGCCTGCGGCAGTGCAACTGCATCAAAGGTTTTTGCCCGCTTGCCACTGCCCACCAGATCTTTAAACTCCGTTGGTGTATGATGCAGCAGTTCCTGGGCTATCGCCGAAAGACTGTGCCGATGTCGCGAAGGGTTGATGACATAGGAGGCAATCATGGTATCAAAGACATTGCCTGCCAGTGGCAGGCCGCTTCTGGCCAGGACAATCATATCATATTTGATATTATGGCCCCATTTTTCAATCTGCGGATTGGCCAGCAGCGGCCCCAGGCAGGCAACGACATCACCCAGACTGACCTGCTGGGGTGCCACATCCGACCGGTGGCCAACCGGAATATAGTGGGCCGCATCATCTGTCCACGACACCGAGATCCCCACCAACGTTGCCGCCATGGGATCCGGGGAGGTCGTTTCCGTATCAATGGCGAAGCCATCCTGTTCTTTCAGCTGTCGACAGAAATTTTCAAGCTGCTCTTTTGCCAGAATCAACTGGTAGCCGGTGGTTGTTATGGCTTTGCGGGGGGCAATTTTTTTTGCCAGCCGGTAAAACTCAAGCTCCTGAAATAGATCCTGGAGCTGCGCATAATCAGGTTCACGGCGGACCAGGTCCATCATTGGAATCGACAAGGGGACATCATCAGCCAAGGTCACTAATGTCCTGGAAATCCTAGCCAAATCTGCATGTTCCACAATTTTCTGCCGCCAGCCGGGACGCCCGATATCATCCACAGAAGCCAGCAGGTTTTCCAGCGAACCAAACTGCTGCAGCAGAGCAAGTGCCGATTTTGGCCCTATCCCCGGGACGCCGGGAACATTGTCCGATTTATCACCGGCCAGCGCCAGCAGATCGAGCAACCGCTCCCCCGAAGCCCCATGGCGCTCCTCCACTTCGTCAATACCATAGGTTTTCTCTTTCATGGTATCAACCATAACCACACCGTCGCCGACCAGGCTCATGAGATCCTTATCCCCGGAAACAACAACCACCTCATACCCACTTTCAACCGCCCGCCGGGTATAGGTGGCAATGACATCATCAGCCTCGTAGTCATCGCACTGCAAAACGCCGATTCCCAATGCTTCAATAATCCTGGTGAAATAGGGAAGTTGCTGCACCAGATCGGCTGGCATGGGCGGCCTGGTAGCCTTGTAGTCATGATAAACCCTGTTTCTCCAGGTTGGTCGTCGGGCATCCATAGCAACAGCAATATAGCCCGGCTTTTCCTCCTCCAAAAGCTTTACCATCATGGTGGTAAAGCCATAGATGGCATTGGTAGGCTGACCAGTAACCGTCGTCAATGGGGGAATTGCGTGGTATGCCCGATAGATCAGCGAACTGCCATCAATGAGATAGAGTTTACCTTTTTTCATCGCTCGCACCCCAGCCGGTCGGCATTATATAAGGCCGTTGGCTTTCGGGGAAAACGATTACATCGTTCCATATTCATTAACCTTATCTCCGCGCTCCCAAGTCTACCAAGGCGATGCACCACAATCGGGAGCAACCCGCATGATGGCGTCAACCATCGGTGAACTTGCAACACGCCTCTTGAGATCAGTAACCCCAGCTGCGAGATGCGCTGGCATTCGGCGGGTTGCATACTCTGGGGATCGATTGCCTTGCCCGTGCCCCGCGGCAACAAAGGTTGTTGTGCAACGCAAAAAAAATAGAGCCCTTACAATGCCATCAAACATTGAACCGAAAGTTGATAATGTCGCCATCCTGAACCACATACTCCTTGCCTTCAAGACGCAGTTTGCCGGTCTCCTTGGCTTTGACAAAATCACCATTGCAGGCAACGAAATCATCGTAGGCCAGAACTTCCGCCCGGATAAACCCCCGCTCAATATCCGAATGAATTTTTCCTGCCGCTTTTACCGCCGTGGTCCCCATCTCTATGGTCCAGGCCTTTACTTCATCCTTACCGACCGTGAAAAAAGGAATCAGCCCCAGGAGCTGATAGGCATGCTGGACAACCAACTCAAGAGCCGGCACCTCAATTCCCAGGTCGTCCATGAACGCCTGCCGATCCTCGGCGTCAAGTTGGGAAATTTCCATTTCCACCCGGGCGGAAAGGGCAATAACATCGGTTCTCCCGTGTCCCAGCCTCTCTTTGACCTTAGTGACAATATTCTGTGAATCTGCTTCACTGCTATCCTCATCGAGGTTGAGAACCACCAGCTCGGGGCGCTGCGATAAGAACTGATACGTATTCAAAATAAGCTGCTCCTCGCCGGTAAACACCATGTCGCGCAGGGGCTTTTCATCTTCAAGAGCTGCCCGGCAACGCTCCAGAACTTCCTGTTCCCTGAGTAGCCGTGCCTTGTCTTGCCCCTTCTGCAACCCTGTGACGATCCGCTCAAGTCGCCGTTCCACCAGCTCAAGGTCAGCAAACAGCAGTTCCATTTCCAACAGGTCGACATCGATTACCGGCGCCACCCGGTTTTCATAGGCCGGAACCTGGCTGCTGGCAAACCCCCTGACGACTTGCAGCAGCCCCTGAACATCGCGCACCTGATTGAGTACCCGTCGACCGAGCGAAGCATCTCCACCACCCGGAACAATCCCCATCAGGTCTATCAACTCAATATCGGCAAAGGTTGTTTTTTTTGGCTGATAAATCCTGGCCAAGTGATCTATTCGCCGGTCAGGAACCCTGACCATGCCAATATGCGGCTCCAGGCTTGCCGTCACCACGGGACCGGCTTCAACAGCCAGGCCGGTAAGCGCATTAAAAACGGTTGTCTTGCCGCTGTTTGGCAGCCCGTAAATCCCAAGTCTCATCATCACTCCCCTATCTGCCCTCTCATAGCGCCAGCTCCCTTGATGCGGCAAGCCACCACCACGGCTGGCACGCACTGATATCAGAACACACAACTATCAACCACCTGCCATGTTTCACGTGAAACATGGCCCCAGCCTCCAGGCACAGCAGATCAGCAACAACAGTACCTGAAGTTGAAGGGACATCATAACATCAAAAAAGAGGACCTACGGGTCCTCTTTTCATGACACCCTACAACCATCATGGCTTCGCAGGACCATTTTCTTCGTAATCCTGCACCACTGCAGGGCATCGCGGCCCACAGGTGTTATGCATTGTGACGCTGAAGTTATTACTGTACCATTGCTTACCAGGGCTGTTACATATCCATCAACAACGGGCAGAAACAAACTCACTATTCATACTCTGGCCATACCTTGCCGGCAGCGATCTCACGCAACGCCATGACAATGGGCCTATTCTTATACTGACCAACCAGAGGTTTTTGCCCCTTAAATAACTGCTTGGCCCGTTTGGAAGCCAGCGCAGCCAGTTCAAAACGATTCTCTACCTTCTCAAGGCAATCTTCTACTGTTACTCGCGCCATCCTACTCTCCTTTATGCAATTAACGATCTCTCACAATCACCCGCATTCGCCGGCGTTAATTCCAGCGGCGGTCGTTGAACCACCTCACGTGGCAATCAGAATAAAATGCCGGCTGCATTACGACACACCGCCACCTCACACCGGCACGGACTTCTACTACACATAACCGGACCGCTTCAAAAACGCCTGCTGCCGACTCATGCGACAGCGCTCAGCAATAATGATGCTCGCCAACCGGGCAACCGCTGCATCAAGATCATCATTAACCACCAGATAGTCGTAGCTTTGGCAATGGCCAATTTCTTCAACAGCGTTTTTCAGCCGGCCGGCAATAACCTCCTCATCATCGGTTGCCCGGCTGCGCAGGCGTGATTCAAGAACCACCATTGAAGGAGGTAAAACAAAAACCGTCACCACTTGGCCGGGCAACTGTTTGCGGACCTGCTGGGCACCTTTGACATCGATATCAAGCAGCACATCATGGCCGCTGGCAAGAATCTCTTGAATATTCTTTTTACCGGTGCCATAAAAGTTACCATGGACCCTTTCCCACTCAAGAAAAAAGCCTTCGTCTATCAGCAGGGAAAACCGCTCAAAAGAGATAAAGTTATATGCCGTTCCATCCTGCTCCCCTGCACGCGGGCTGCGGGTTGTATAGGAAACAGAATAGCGCAGGTTATCGAGGCGAGCGATAGTTTTTTGCCCCAGAGTGCTTTTACCCCCGCCGGAAGGCGAAGATAAAACAAGCAGCATACCGCCATTGACATTAGCCATTGGCAGCATTCCCGTCAGCATACACAGGCTCAGCAACCGCCTCACGATCGTCAAAGCGCTGGGCAATAGTTTCCGCTTGGATTGCAGACATAATCACGTGGTCACTGTCCATAATGATCAAGGCCCGCGTTTTACGCCCAAGGGTGGCGTCAACCAACTTACCCCGCGACTTGGCATCATCCTTCAGGCGTTTCATCGGAGCCGATAGTGGGGTTACAATGGCCACCACCCGTGAGGCAACCACCGAGTTTCCTAACCCAATATTCAACAAACGATTACCCATGATGGCCCCCAGTCTATTGCAACAGAAGCACGGAAACGTCAAGCAACATTCTGCACCTGTTCACGCAG
The sequence above is a segment of the Candidatus Anaeroferrophillus wilburensis genome. Coding sequences within it:
- the polA gene encoding DNA polymerase I, which produces MKKGKLYLIDGSSLIYRAYHAIPPLTTVTGQPTNAIYGFTTMMVKLLEEEKPGYIAVAMDARRPTWRNRVYHDYKATRPPMPADLVQQLPYFTRIIEALGIGVLQCDDYEADDVIATYTRRAVESGYEVVVVSGDKDLMSLVGDGVVMVDTMKEKTYGIDEVEERHGASGERLLDLLALAGDKSDNVPGVPGIGPKSALALLQQFGSLENLLASVDDIGRPGWRQKIVEHADLARISRTLVTLADDVPLSIPMMDLVRREPDYAQLQDLFQELEFYRLAKKIAPRKAITTTGYQLILAKEQLENFCRQLKEQDGFAIDTETTSPDPMAATLVGISVSWTDDAAHYIPVGHRSDVAPQQVSLGDVVACLGPLLANPQIEKWGHNIKYDMIVLARSGLPLAGNVFDTMIASYVINPSRHRHSLSAIAQELLHHTPTEFKDLVGSGKRAKTFDAVALPQARDYACEDARLTSLLHQELAEKLVQEGLDDLFHELEMPLMPVLMRMEMAGVKLDIALLQELSADYRDKLAMMEEDIYALAGRSFNISSPKQLAVVLFDQLNLPVLKKTKTGASTDVDVLTDLAQHHPLPEKILSYRSLAKLRSTYLEALPKLVNATTGRVHTSYNQTVTATGRLSSSDPNLQNIPIRGQEGGNIRRAFVGERGNLIMSADYSQIELRILAHLSGDRELVAAFERGEDIHGLTAAKIFGVLPLMVTPDMRREAKVVNFGVLYGMSAFGLAKELRIDRGTAKAYIENYFATYGQVKKYFDRLVAEAEQQGYVTTMFGRRRYLPEIISRNPNRREMARRMAVNSPIQGSAADLIKQAMITIDRRLVAEGWQSTMIMQVHDELVFEVFPAELEALREMVRKEMTEVAALRVPLLVDIGVGNNWLEAH
- the ychF gene encoding redox-regulated ATPase YchF, encoding MRLGIYGLPNSGKTTVFNALTGLAVEAGPVVTASLEPHIGMVRVPDRRIDHLARIYQPKKTTFADIELIDLMGIVPGGGDASLGRRVLNQVRDVQGLLQVVRGFASSQVPAYENRVAPVIDVDLLEMELLFADLELVERRLERIVTGLQKGQDKARLLREQEVLERCRAALEDEKPLRDMVFTGEEQLILNTYQFLSQRPELVVLNLDEDSSEADSQNIVTKVKERLGHGRTDVIALSARVEMEISQLDAEDRQAFMDDLGIEVPALELVVQHAYQLLGLIPFFTVGKDEVKAWTIEMGTTAVKAAGKIHSDIERGFIRAEVLAYDDFVACNGDFVKAKETGKLRLEGKEYVVQDGDIINFRFNV
- a CDS encoding DNA-directed RNA polymerase subunit omega, whose product is MARVTVEDCLEKVENRFELAALASKRAKQLFKGQKPLVGQYKNRPIVMALREIAAGKVWPEYE
- the gmk gene encoding guanylate kinase, producing MANVNGGMLLVLSSPSGGGKSTLGQKTIARLDNLRYSVSYTTRSPRAGEQDGTAYNFISFERFSLLIDEGFFLEWERVHGNFYGTGKKNIQEILASGHDVLLDIDVKGAQQVRKQLPGQVVTVFVLPPSMVVLESRLRSRATDDEEVIAGRLKNAVEEIGHCQSYDYLVVNDDLDAAVARLASIIIAERCRMSRQQAFLKRSGYV
- a CDS encoding DUF370 domain-containing protein — encoded protein: MGNRLLNIGLGNSVVASRVVAIVTPLSAPMKRLKDDAKSRGKLVDATLGRKTRALIIMDSDHVIMSAIQAETIAQRFDDREAVAEPVYADGNAANG